One Rhizobium acidisoli DNA window includes the following coding sequences:
- a CDS encoding adenylate/guanylate cyclase domain-containing protein, whose translation MSTIESSVSSILLDRVAEWLTNSSLAGDELENIVRGFCERIASAGLPIARVHLTFSMLHPLYDALSFTWRRASGVTIEGFRMPAGQKPDRFLQSPYYYLLDNNLQHIRRRLMQEGPAEFPIFEDLRKDAITDYLAFVQPFGDGSVQGMMGSWSTDHHNGFSDDMIDALLRMQNHLAVAAKMAVLGKLANNMLTTYLGGDAGKRVLNGQIRRGDGETIRAALVMGDMRESTMYAEKEGRQAYIDTLNQFFDAIAAPFNRNGGEILSFLGDGFLAVYPCGRHKDPSKIACEAALSAVHQAQARVAELNKDREAKGLSKVGYGIGLHVGNVMFGNVGLKDRLTFSAFGSAVNEVQRLQILTKKYGREVVASQAFAGYCGGEWTTLGEEKLRGIRQKVTVLQPRAPAPEINVDEGFRESVQNGLSEAEQVILLHRDAKKHVERTTMEKFIQ comes from the coding sequence ATGAGCACGATCGAATCCAGCGTGTCCTCCATCCTGTTGGACCGGGTCGCTGAGTGGCTGACGAACTCTTCGCTGGCCGGAGACGAGCTTGAAAACATCGTGCGCGGTTTCTGCGAGAGGATTGCGTCGGCCGGCCTGCCGATCGCACGGGTGCATCTGACCTTTTCGATGCTGCATCCGCTTTACGACGCCTTGAGCTTTACCTGGCGGCGCGCGAGCGGCGTCACCATCGAGGGCTTCCGCATGCCGGCAGGGCAGAAGCCGGACCGTTTTCTGCAGAGCCCCTATTATTACCTGCTCGACAACAACCTGCAGCACATCCGCCGCCGCCTGATGCAGGAAGGGCCGGCCGAATTTCCGATCTTCGAGGACCTGCGCAAGGACGCCATCACCGATTACCTCGCCTTCGTGCAGCCCTTCGGCGACGGCTCGGTGCAGGGCATGATGGGCTCCTGGTCGACCGACCACCACAACGGCTTCTCCGACGACATGATCGACGCGCTTCTTCGGATGCAGAACCATCTGGCGGTCGCCGCCAAGATGGCCGTGCTCGGCAAGCTCGCCAACAACATGCTGACCACCTATCTCGGCGGCGATGCCGGCAAGCGGGTGCTGAATGGCCAGATCCGCCGCGGCGACGGCGAGACGATCCGTGCGGCACTCGTCATGGGCGACATGCGCGAATCCACAATGTATGCCGAAAAGGAAGGCCGCCAGGCCTACATCGACACGCTGAACCAGTTCTTCGACGCGATCGCCGCGCCCTTCAACCGCAACGGCGGGGAGATCCTGAGCTTCCTCGGCGACGGCTTCCTCGCCGTCTATCCCTGCGGGCGCCACAAGGACCCGTCGAAAATAGCCTGCGAGGCAGCGCTTTCCGCCGTCCATCAGGCGCAGGCGCGGGTCGCCGAACTCAACAAGGACCGCGAGGCGAAAGGCCTGAGCAAAGTCGGCTACGGCATCGGCCTGCATGTCGGCAACGTCATGTTCGGCAATGTCGGCCTGAAAGACCGGCTGACCTTTTCCGCCTTCGGCTCGGCCGTCAACGAGGTCCAGCGGCTGCAGATCCTGACTAAGAAATACGGCCGCGAGGTCGTCGCCAGCCAGGCTTTCGCCGGTTATTGCGGCGGCGAATGGACGACGCTCGGCGAAGAAAAGCTGCGCGGCATCCGCCAGAAGGTGACCGTACTACAGCCGCGGGCGCCGGCCCCCGAGATCAACGTCGACGAGGGCTTCCGCGAGTCGGTGCAGAACGGGCTTTCCGAGGCCGAGCAAGTCATTCTCCTGCACCGGGACGCGAAGAAACACGTGGAGCGTACAACCATGGAGAAGTTCATCCAGTAG
- a CDS encoding ABC transporter ATP-binding protein, with product MASAADLLRIENLDISFSVFGDRLRVVKEANLRILPGKVTALVGESGSGKSVISQSVMGILPNPASASGSILFTDPLDGSTTDILSLSRDSEEMRDLRGRRMATIFQEPMTSLSPLHTVGNQISEVLLIHTEIDKQEAREKTEEMLGLVGFTNPHRTYDMYPFELSGGMRQRAMIAMALICKPALLIADEPTTALDVTIQAQILELLRELQAKLGMAMLLITHDLGIVANMADEVVVIYHGEIMEAGPVEAIFRNPQHPYLKALMAAVPHFDMKPGERLKALRDVPVNLETLVGKKKPLQAEAPGTLLSVANLSKTYKTRKRSFLGKHEAAVVHAVDDVSFDIRRGECLGLVGESGCGKTTLSKILMRAITPDSGAVEFNDGKDVIDVLSVRGEALQDMRTKIQMVFQDPVSSLSPRMTVRNILSEPLEIHDRGDSDERKRKVEGLMAAIGLDKRYLSRYPHSFSGGQRQRIGIARALALGPKLIILDEPVSALDVSVQAQILNLLKDLQKELGLTYLFISHNLAVVDYMADRIAVMCKGRIVEIAPREIILRDPVHPYTKSLLAAVPFPDLDRPLDFKALRENGAADKQNWGVTFTAEHDDAAELAYADLGDGHLVRARKGADAKELRGW from the coding sequence ATGGCGTCTGCAGCCGATTTGTTGCGTATTGAAAATCTCGACATCTCCTTCTCGGTTTTCGGCGACCGGCTGCGTGTCGTAAAGGAAGCCAATCTTCGCATTCTTCCAGGCAAGGTTACCGCTCTCGTCGGCGAATCCGGCTCCGGCAAATCGGTAATCAGCCAGTCGGTGATGGGCATCCTGCCCAACCCGGCCAGTGCTTCCGGCAGCATCCTTTTCACCGATCCGCTCGACGGCAGCACGACGGATATCCTGTCGCTTTCGCGCGACAGCGAGGAAATGCGCGATCTGCGCGGCCGGCGCATGGCGACGATCTTCCAGGAGCCGATGACCTCGCTTTCGCCGCTGCACACGGTCGGCAACCAGATCAGCGAAGTGCTTTTGATCCATACTGAGATCGACAAGCAGGAAGCGCGTGAGAAGACCGAGGAAATGCTCGGCCTCGTCGGCTTTACCAATCCGCACCGCACCTACGACATGTATCCGTTCGAGCTGTCGGGCGGCATGCGCCAGCGCGCGATGATCGCCATGGCGCTGATCTGCAAGCCGGCGCTATTGATTGCCGACGAGCCGACGACGGCGCTCGACGTGACGATCCAGGCGCAGATCCTCGAATTGCTGCGCGAACTGCAGGCCAAGCTCGGCATGGCGATGCTGCTCATCACCCACGATCTCGGCATCGTCGCCAACATGGCAGACGAGGTGGTCGTCATCTATCACGGCGAGATCATGGAAGCCGGGCCGGTCGAGGCGATCTTCCGCAATCCGCAGCATCCCTATCTCAAGGCGCTGATGGCCGCCGTTCCGCATTTCGACATGAAACCCGGAGAGCGGCTGAAGGCATTGCGCGACGTGCCGGTCAATCTCGAGACCCTCGTCGGCAAGAAAAAGCCGTTGCAGGCGGAGGCGCCGGGCACGCTGCTTTCGGTCGCCAACCTCTCGAAAACCTATAAGACCCGCAAGCGCAGTTTCCTCGGCAAGCACGAAGCCGCCGTCGTGCACGCCGTCGACGACGTCAGCTTCGACATCCGCCGCGGCGAATGTCTGGGCCTTGTCGGCGAATCCGGTTGCGGCAAGACGACACTCAGCAAGATCCTGATGCGCGCCATCACACCCGACAGCGGCGCTGTGGAGTTCAACGACGGCAAGGACGTGATCGACGTGCTTTCGGTGCGCGGCGAGGCACTGCAGGATATGCGCACCAAGATCCAGATGGTATTCCAGGATCCGGTCTCCTCGCTCTCGCCGCGCATGACGGTGCGCAACATCCTCAGCGAACCGCTGGAGATCCACGACCGCGGCGACAGTGACGAGCGCAAGCGCAAGGTCGAAGGCCTGATGGCGGCGATCGGCCTCGACAAGCGTTACCTCAGCCGTTACCCGCACAGTTTTTCCGGCGGCCAGCGCCAGCGCATCGGCATTGCCCGTGCGCTTGCGCTCGGCCCGAAGCTCATCATCCTCGACGAGCCGGTCTCGGCGCTCGACGTCTCCGTCCAGGCGCAGATCCTCAACCTGTTGAAGGACCTGCAGAAGGAGCTGGGGCTGACCTATCTGTTCATCTCGCACAATCTCGCCGTCGTCGATTACATGGCCGACCGCATCGCCGTGATGTGCAAGGGCCGCATCGTCGAGATCGCGCCGCGTGAAATCATCCTGCGTGATCCGGTGCACCCCTATACGAAATCGCTGCTCGCCGCCGTCCCCTTCCCCGATCTTGATCGGCCGCTCGATTTCAAGGCGCTCCGGGAAAACGGCGCGGCCGACAAGCAGAACTGGGGCGTGACCTTCACCGCCGAGCATGACGACGCCGCCGAGCTTGCCTATGCCGATCTCGGCGACGGCCATCTGGTGCGCGCCCGCAAAGGCGCCGATGCCAAGGAGTTGCGAGGATGGTGA
- a CDS encoding ABC transporter substrate-binding protein has protein sequence MVTRRTFLSGLVGAAIAPAVLRAEPAGEPEFLKERLASGSLPGMAERIPARPRIVNLKEMGLAPGSYGGTVRTIIGSQRDIRFMTIYGYARLIGYNKHLQFQPDILADFHSEDDTIFTFTLREGHKWSDGEPFTADDFRYWWEDVILNDKLTPGGGALELRPHGSLPRFEVLDPLTVRYTWEKPNPMFLPTLAGPIPLVIVGPAHYLKQFHKKFQPDQAKMEQMMQANRVKKWQDLHIKMARSYRPENPNLPTLDPWRNTTALPAEQFVFERNPFFHRVDETGRQLPYLDRFILNVSSSSIIAAKAGAGEADLQATGIDFNDYTFLKEAEKRFPVKVNLWKVARGSRITLLPNLNCADEVWRGLFRDVRLRRALSLAIDRHEINMVAFYGLGTPSADTVLPDSPLFKQEYADAFVKFDADEANRLLDEVGLTKRGDDGIRLLPDGRRAEITVETAGESNLDTDVLELVHDHWANIGLALYTRTSQRDVFRNRAMSGSIMMSIWYGLDNGVPTADMSPSGLAPTLDDQLQWPLWGMHYLSAGQEGTAPDLPEAAELVDLLGQWGSTAKFEERQVIWHKMLALYTQQVFSIGLINSTLQPVLCAAKLQNLPEKALYGFDPTSYLGIYMPDAFWYKEA, from the coding sequence ATGGTGACGCGTCGCACCTTTCTGAGCGGCCTTGTCGGCGCGGCAATCGCCCCCGCGGTGCTTCGGGCGGAGCCGGCCGGCGAGCCTGAGTTTCTCAAGGAGCGGCTGGCATCGGGCAGCCTGCCTGGTATGGCCGAGCGTATTCCCGCCCGCCCGCGCATCGTCAACCTGAAGGAGATGGGGCTCGCTCCCGGCAGCTACGGCGGCACGGTGCGCACCATCATCGGCAGCCAGCGCGACATCCGCTTCATGACGATTTACGGCTATGCCCGGCTGATCGGCTACAACAAGCACCTACAGTTCCAGCCCGATATCCTCGCCGATTTCCACTCGGAAGACGATACTATCTTCACCTTCACGCTGCGCGAGGGCCATAAATGGTCCGATGGAGAGCCGTTCACGGCCGACGACTTCCGCTACTGGTGGGAAGACGTCATCCTGAACGACAAGCTGACGCCGGGCGGCGGCGCGCTGGAGCTTCGCCCGCACGGCAGCCTGCCGCGTTTCGAGGTCCTCGATCCGCTGACGGTCCGCTACACCTGGGAAAAGCCCAACCCGATGTTCCTGCCGACGCTGGCAGGGCCGATCCCGCTCGTCATCGTCGGGCCGGCGCATTATCTCAAGCAGTTCCATAAGAAGTTCCAGCCCGACCAGGCGAAGATGGAACAGATGATGCAGGCCAACCGCGTCAAGAAATGGCAGGACCTGCACATCAAGATGGCCCGCTCCTACCGGCCTGAGAATCCCAACCTGCCGACGCTCGATCCCTGGCGCAACACGACGGCGCTACCGGCCGAGCAATTCGTTTTCGAGCGCAACCCGTTCTTCCACCGCGTCGACGAGACCGGAAGGCAGCTTCCTTATCTCGACCGGTTCATCCTCAACGTCTCCTCCTCCTCGATCATCGCCGCCAAGGCGGGTGCCGGCGAAGCCGACCTGCAGGCGACCGGCATCGACTTCAACGACTACACCTTTCTGAAAGAAGCTGAGAAGCGCTTCCCGGTGAAGGTCAATCTCTGGAAGGTGGCTCGCGGTTCGCGCATCACGCTGCTGCCTAACCTCAACTGTGCCGACGAGGTATGGCGCGGTCTTTTCCGCGATGTGCGCCTGCGCCGCGCCTTGTCGCTGGCGATCGACCGGCACGAGATCAATATGGTCGCCTTCTATGGCTTGGGCACGCCAAGTGCCGATACCGTGCTGCCCGACAGCCCGCTGTTCAAGCAGGAATATGCCGATGCCTTCGTGAAGTTCGATGCCGACGAGGCCAACCGGCTGCTCGACGAGGTCGGCCTGACAAAGCGCGGCGATGACGGCATAAGGCTGCTGCCGGACGGGCGGCGCGCCGAGATCACCGTCGAAACTGCCGGCGAGAGCAATCTCGACACCGACGTGCTGGAACTGGTGCACGATCACTGGGCCAATATCGGCCTTGCGCTTTATACCCGCACCTCGCAGCGCGACGTCTTCCGTAACCGCGCCATGAGCGGCTCGATCATGATGTCGATCTGGTACGGCCTCGACAATGGTGTTCCCACGGCCGACATGTCGCCCTCCGGACTGGCGCCGACCCTCGACGATCAGCTGCAATGGCCGCTCTGGGGCATGCATTACCTCTCCGCCGGCCAGGAGGGCACAGCGCCCGACCTGCCTGAGGCGGCCGAACTGGTCGACCTGCTCGGCCAGTGGGGCTCGACCGCAAAATTCGAGGAGCGCCAGGTGATCTGGCACAAGATGCTGGCGCTCTATACACAGCAGGTGTTCTCCATCGGGCTGATCAACAGCACGCTGCAGCCGGTCCTTTGCGCTGCAAAGCTGCAGAACTTGCCGGAGAAAGCCCTCTACGGCTTCGATCCCACCTCCTATCTCGGCATCTACATGCCGGATGCATTCTGGTACAAGGAGGCCTGA
- a CDS encoding ABC transporter permease: MLRYILWRVAAMVPTLFVISALVFTIIELPPGDFFESQIAELRASGETANLQEIEEMRQQYGFDKPEIVRYFYWVGGMLHGDFGYSFEYQMPVSDVVGERLWLTILVSFTTILLTWLIAFPIGIYSATHQYSWSDYGLTFLGLLGIAVPNFMLALILMYFANIWFGISIGHLMDQQYISAPMSWAKARSILSHLWIPVIIVGTAGTAGMIRRLRANLLDEMQKQYVTTARAKGLHPIRALLKYPLRMALNFFVADIGSILPSIISGAEIVAIVLSLETTGPMLIKALQSQDMYLAGSFLMFLAFLNVIGVLISDIALGFLDPRIRLQGRSTK, from the coding sequence GTGCTCAGATACATTCTCTGGCGCGTCGCCGCCATGGTGCCGACGCTCTTCGTCATTTCGGCGCTGGTTTTCACCATCATCGAGCTGCCGCCGGGTGACTTCTTCGAGAGCCAGATCGCCGAGCTGCGCGCTTCCGGCGAGACCGCCAACCTCCAGGAAATCGAGGAGATGCGACAGCAATACGGTTTCGACAAGCCGGAAATCGTGCGCTATTTCTACTGGGTCGGCGGCATGCTGCACGGCGATTTCGGCTATTCCTTTGAATACCAGATGCCGGTTTCCGATGTGGTCGGCGAGCGCCTGTGGCTGACGATCCTCGTCTCCTTCACGACGATCCTCCTCACCTGGCTGATTGCCTTTCCGATCGGCATTTATTCGGCCACGCACCAGTATAGCTGGAGCGATTACGGGCTGACCTTCCTCGGCCTGCTCGGCATCGCCGTTCCGAATTTCATGCTGGCGCTGATCCTGATGTATTTCGCCAATATCTGGTTCGGCATCTCGATCGGCCATCTGATGGACCAGCAATATATCTCTGCGCCGATGAGCTGGGCGAAGGCGCGCTCAATTCTCTCCCACCTGTGGATCCCCGTCATCATCGTCGGCACGGCAGGGACTGCCGGCATGATCCGGCGGCTGCGCGCCAACCTGCTCGACGAGATGCAGAAGCAATATGTGACGACGGCGCGCGCCAAGGGCCTGCATCCGATACGGGCGCTGCTGAAATATCCGCTGCGCATGGCGCTCAACTTCTTCGTCGCCGATATCGGCTCGATCCTGCCGTCGATCATCTCCGGTGCCGAGATCGTCGCGATCGTGCTGTCGCTGGAGACGACGGGGCCGATGCTGATCAAGGCGCTGCAGAGCCAGGACATGTATCTTGCCGGCTCGTTCCTGATGTTCCTCGCCTTCCTCAACGTCATCGGCGTTTTGATCTCCGACATCGCCCTCGGCTTCCTCGATCCCCGCATCCGTCTGCAAGGCAGGAGCACCAAATAA
- a CDS encoding ABC transporter permease has protein sequence MSPLPAPGAPLPHYVSTAPFDPLATETMTAAQSRIHLASQKQLMWWKFKQHKLALISGIFLAAVYLMILIVEFLAPYGLHTRNVDFIHAPPQRVHFFDKGNFVGPFVYGRSMTLDLDTLHRVYKDKPNDVQPIRFFCRGDAYKFWGIAASNYHLVCPAIGGQMFLLGTDRLGRDVLSRILYGARISLTIGLIGISISFLLGIVIGGLAGYRGGIFDLVVQRLIEVLQSLPSLPLWMALAAIMPVTWSPIVIYFGITVILGIIDWTGLARAVRSKLLALREEDYVQAAQLMGASTPRIIGRHLVPGFMSHLIASATISIPGMILGETALSFLGLGLRPPITSWGILLTEAKSVSVIAFYPWLLYPIIPVVLVILAFNFLGDGLRDAADPYK, from the coding sequence ATGTCGCCCCTTCCCGCACCCGGCGCGCCGCTTCCCCATTACGTCTCGACCGCGCCGTTCGATCCGCTGGCGACCGAAACCATGACGGCGGCGCAATCGCGCATCCATCTAGCTTCGCAGAAGCAGCTGATGTGGTGGAAGTTCAAGCAGCACAAGCTCGCCTTGATCTCCGGCATCTTTCTCGCCGCCGTCTACCTGATGATCCTGATCGTGGAGTTCCTGGCGCCCTACGGCCTGCATACGCGCAATGTCGATTTCATTCACGCGCCGCCGCAGCGTGTGCATTTCTTCGACAAGGGCAATTTCGTCGGTCCCTTCGTCTATGGCCGCAGCATGACGCTCGATCTCGATACGCTGCACCGCGTCTATAAGGACAAGCCGAACGACGTACAGCCGATCCGTTTCTTCTGCCGTGGCGATGCCTATAAATTCTGGGGTATTGCCGCCTCGAACTATCATCTGGTCTGCCCGGCGATCGGCGGGCAGATGTTCCTGCTCGGCACCGACCGGCTCGGCCGCGACGTGCTCTCGCGCATCCTCTACGGCGCGCGGATATCGCTGACGATCGGCCTGATCGGCATTTCGATCAGCTTCCTGCTCGGCATCGTCATCGGCGGCCTTGCCGGTTATCGCGGCGGCATTTTCGACCTCGTCGTCCAGCGCCTGATCGAAGTGCTGCAATCGCTGCCGAGCCTGCCGCTATGGATGGCGCTGGCCGCCATCATGCCGGTGACGTGGAGCCCGATCGTCATTTATTTCGGGATCACCGTCATCCTCGGCATCATCGACTGGACGGGGCTTGCCCGCGCCGTGCGCTCCAAACTTCTGGCGCTGCGCGAAGAAGATTACGTCCAGGCGGCACAGCTGATGGGCGCCAGCACGCCGCGCATCATCGGACGGCATCTGGTGCCGGGTTTCATGTCGCATCTGATTGCCTCGGCGACGATTTCGATCCCCGGCATGATTCTCGGCGAGACCGCGCTCTCCTTCCTCGGCCTCGGCCTTCGCCCGCCGATCACCAGCTGGGGCATCCTGCTGACCGAGGCAAAAAGCGTCAGCGTCATCGCCTTTTATCCTTGGCTGCTCTATCCGATCATTCCTGTTGTTCTTGTCATTTTGGCGTTCAACTTTCTGGGAGACGGCTTGCGTGATGCGGCAGATCCCTACAAATAG
- a CDS encoding glycosyltransferase family protein, giving the protein MARRLEDARILMYSHDTFGLGHLRRCRAIAHALVEDYRGLNILIISGATIAGAFDYRARVDFVKIPSVIKLRNGEYTSLASHIDLHETLKMRESSIRHTAETFQPDIFIVDKEPMGLKGEVEDTLAYLKARGTVLVLGLREVMDAPHLLDAEWKRNGIMQKIDQYYDSVWVYGPPDFYDPLVGLDVPASLRRKMDFVGFLQRSVSKGKSSINARKDNYLLVTTGGGGDGSDLVHDVMNAYEADPTLTQKALVVLGPYMPAAERAKLVQKGEAIPYIEVIEFDNHMEELIDGATGVVAMGGYNTYCEILSFDKPALIVPRVKPREEQLLRAQRASALGLVDMLLPEQSADPTIMSEALKRLPSRLPPSKSGSNMHLEGLDHISQTVGRWIDGRASHLSLVAE; this is encoded by the coding sequence ATGGCCAGACGTCTCGAAGATGCGCGCATCCTCATGTACAGTCACGACACCTTCGGCCTCGGCCATCTCAGGCGCTGTCGCGCGATCGCCCATGCGCTGGTCGAGGATTATCGCGGCCTCAACATTCTGATCATTTCGGGTGCGACGATCGCCGGCGCCTTCGACTATCGTGCCCGCGTCGACTTCGTGAAGATCCCGAGCGTCATCAAGCTGCGCAACGGCGAATATACCTCGCTTGCCAGCCATATCGATCTGCACGAGACGCTGAAGATGCGCGAATCGAGCATTCGCCACACGGCCGAGACCTTCCAGCCCGATATTTTCATCGTCGACAAGGAGCCGATGGGACTGAAGGGCGAGGTCGAGGATACGCTTGCCTATCTCAAGGCCCGCGGCACCGTGCTGGTGCTCGGCCTGCGCGAGGTGATGGACGCGCCGCATCTGCTCGACGCCGAGTGGAAGCGGAACGGCATCATGCAAAAGATCGACCAATATTACGACAGCGTCTGGGTCTATGGTCCGCCGGATTTCTACGATCCGCTTGTCGGTCTCGACGTGCCAGCGAGCCTGCGCCGAAAGATGGATTTCGTCGGCTTCCTGCAGCGCAGCGTCTCCAAGGGCAAGAGTTCGATCAACGCCCGCAAGGATAATTACCTCCTGGTCACGACAGGCGGCGGCGGCGACGGCTCCGATCTCGTCCACGACGTGATGAACGCCTACGAGGCCGATCCGACGCTGACGCAGAAGGCGCTTGTCGTGCTCGGTCCCTATATGCCGGCGGCCGAGCGCGCCAAGCTGGTGCAAAAGGGCGAAGCCATTCCCTATATCGAGGTGATCGAGTTCGACAACCACATGGAAGAGCTGATCGACGGCGCCACCGGCGTCGTCGCCATGGGCGGCTACAACACCTATTGCGAAATCCTCTCCTTCGACAAGCCGGCGCTCATCGTGCCGCGCGTCAAGCCGCGCGAGGAACAGCTGTTGCGTGCCCAGCGGGCAAGCGCGCTCGGCCTCGTCGATATGCTTCTGCCGGAACAATCGGCCGATCCCACCATCATGTCCGAGGCGCTGAAACGTCTGCCTTCCCGCCTGCCGCCGTCAAAGAGCGGCAGCAACATGCATCTTGAAGGGCTGGACCACATCTCGCAGACGGTCGGGCGATGGATTGACGGCCGCGCCAGCCACCTTTCCCTCGTCGCGGAATAG
- a CDS encoding glycosyltransferase family 4 protein — MPPRRKILVVLKGYPRLSETFIAQELLGLEKAGFDLTLISMRRPTDKKRHPVHDEIRARVVYLPEYLHEEPIRVLKGLVAGFSKPGFKVLIKRFLADLKRDISRNRFRRLGQALVLGREWPDGGQWLHAHFIHTPASVTEYASILTGTPWTCSAHAKDIWTSPDWELQEKLGSARWAVTCTRTGYEHMRKLTSRKDAVHLSYHGLDLARFGHFAGERSERTGSDSDDPAFILSVGRAVEKKGYDVLLRALALLPADLHWRMDHIGGGEELAKLKALAGKLGLSHRIVWKGAMAQEDVLDHYRRADLFALACRIAANGDRDGLPNVLVEASSQRLVCLSTAVSGVPELLEDGENGLVVPPEDPALLAKALETAIRNPALRKRLGDAAERRVRDDFDYHSSIRQLTGLFEAEWQKAS; from the coding sequence TTGCCGCCACGCCGCAAGATCCTCGTCGTGCTGAAAGGCTATCCCCGCCTTTCGGAAACCTTCATCGCCCAGGAGCTGCTCGGCTTGGAAAAGGCCGGCTTTGACCTGACGCTGATTTCGATGCGCCGGCCGACCGACAAGAAGCGCCACCCCGTGCATGACGAGATCAGGGCGCGGGTGGTCTACCTGCCGGAATATCTGCACGAGGAGCCGATCCGCGTGCTGAAAGGCCTGGTCGCCGGGTTCTCCAAACCCGGCTTCAAGGTCCTGATCAAACGTTTCCTCGCTGACCTCAAGCGCGACATCTCCCGCAACCGCTTCCGCCGTCTCGGCCAGGCGCTGGTGCTCGGACGCGAGTGGCCGGATGGCGGGCAATGGCTGCATGCCCATTTCATCCACACGCCGGCCTCGGTGACGGAATATGCGAGCATCCTCACCGGCACACCCTGGACCTGTTCGGCCCATGCCAAGGACATCTGGACGTCGCCGGACTGGGAGCTGCAGGAAAAACTCGGCAGCGCCCGCTGGGCCGTCACCTGCACCAGGACGGGCTATGAGCATATGCGCAAGCTGACCTCCCGCAAGGATGCGGTGCACTTGAGCTACCACGGTCTCGATCTTGCCCGGTTCGGCCATTTTGCCGGCGAGCGTTCAGAGAGAACCGGCAGCGACTCCGACGATCCCGCCTTCATCCTCAGCGTCGGCCGCGCCGTCGAGAAGAAGGGTTATGACGTGCTGCTGCGTGCACTGGCGCTGCTGCCCGCTGACCTGCATTGGCGCATGGACCATATTGGCGGCGGCGAGGAGCTTGCCAAGCTGAAGGCGCTCGCCGGCAAGCTCGGCCTCTCCCACCGCATCGTCTGGAAGGGGGCCATGGCGCAGGAAGACGTGCTCGATCACTACCGCCGCGCCGACCTTTTCGCGCTCGCCTGCCGGATCGCCGCCAATGGCGACCGCGACGGCCTGCCGAACGTGCTGGTGGAGGCTTCGAGCCAGCGGCTCGTCTGCCTCTCGACGGCGGTATCCGGCGTTCCGGAACTTCTGGAGGACGGCGAAAACGGCCTTGTCGTACCGCCGGAGGATCCGGCGCTGCTGGCCAAGGCGCTCGAGACGGCGATCCGCAACCCGGCGCTCCGCAAGCGCCTCGGCGACGCCGCCGAAAGGCGGGTGCGCGACGATTTCGATTATCACTCCAGCATCCGGCAGCTCACCGGCCTGTTCGAGGCCGAATGGCAGAAGGCGTCATGA